CCGTAGGCTCCAGTCAACTCCAGTAGGGTCACTTCGCTCTGCCCTAATACGAGTCCGGGCACCGGATTGAGTTCAGATTGAATGCCCATCCGATCAGCCATATTGACAACCTGATTTAGCCCCACATCTTGAGCCACTCTCAACGCAACCACGTTTTCTGAAAGAGCTAGACCCGTGTCTACATCCATACTGCTGACTCTGGAGCGGCACCCCTCAAACACCTGTCCACCCCACTCCAGGTCATCGCAGGAGTAGGATCGACCCGGAGAGATGCCCTGCTCGATCGCCGCTGTGAAGGCAAACACCTTAAACGTCGAACCGGGTTGGCGTAGAGCCTGGGTTGCTCGATTAAACTGGCTCTCCTGAAAGTTGTATCCCCCCACCAGGGAGAGCACACCCCCTGTGCTGGAGTCGAGTGTCACCAACGCTCCTTGCGAGAACCCAGCAGCGGCTCCATTATTGTCGATCGCCGCTTGTAGAGAAGTCTCTGCGGTCGTTTGAAAGCGAGGCTCTAGCGTACTTTCAACAATGAAATTGCCCTCTTGAGCAAGCTCCTCCCCCAATAGCGTTTCTAACTCGTCAAAGACGTAGCTATAAAAGTAGGGAGCAATCGTGCTGCGCAATTCTTCAACAGCAGCAGGGTTAATTTCAATGCGCGATCGCCTTGCCCGTTGTGCCTCTTGAGCCGTGATCATGCCCTGTGCTGCCATACGGTTGATAATGCGATCCCGTAGCTCTACTGCCGTGTCGTAGTCTTGCACCGGGTTAAAGGCATTGGGAGCAGGTAGAATACCCACCAGCGTCGCCGCCTCAGAAATCGATAAATCACGTGCTGACTTACCAAAATAGAACTGTGCTGCATCCTCAAACCCATAGGTACCATTACCCAGATAGACACGGTTGAGATACATCAATAGCAAATAGTTCTTGCTGTAATAGGTTTCTAGCTTGAGAGCGACAACTGCTTCCCGCAGCTTGCGCCCCGCTGAATCTTCGGTGCCAACATACTCCCGAAAAATACTCCGTGCCAATTGCTGGCTGATAGTGCTTCCACCTTCCCGGATCTCACCCCCTCGAATATTGGTCACCAGGGCACGCAAGATACCAATCGGATCAATGCCCAGGTGCCAGTAATAACGAGAGTCTTCAGAGGCAAGCACTGCCTGAGGCAAATAAGGGGAGAAATCTGATAACCGTTGCATCTCAATATGGGCACGGTTGCGCGGCTCACGTAATGGAGTCTGGCGATCGCGTGCATAGACCACCACCGGACCTTGAACCGATTCTGGCAACGGATACACCGAAAAGCGTTGCCCCTGCACCCCCACCCAGAGCCCCACCAGAGCACTCACCCCGGTAAAACCATACAGCCCATACCGAAAAACCTTGGCATACCAGGGAGGTGGATCGACGTACCGCAACTGCACAGAAGCTGCCAACTCCGGCGGTCCTAAAGTCAACACATCTCCGTGTCGTAGCTCCAGGGTATTGAGGCGGCGTTTGCCACGGTAGATGCCATTGGTGGAATTTTCGTCCTTGATTAAAAAGGGAGTATTCCGTCCTCCCATGCGCGTCAGGGAGAGGTGAACCTGACTGACAACGGGATTTCGCACCACAATGTCACAGGATTTAGAACTGCGCCCCAACACATATCGCTCTCCCAAAAGCGGATAGGTTTCTGCTTTAGGTGACTCTGCCTCTTGCACCAACAGTTCTGGCACTCTCGCATTAGGCTTGAGAATCAGTTTTGAGAAGTTGATCTTTGCCTGAACCGTTTGAACAGCCTGGGTAATGACGTTCAACAGAGTTTTGGGTTGATTAGGGGGTTGAGGAGGCGTTTGGGGTGGGGTCATGTACAGTTAGCGCAGAGCTATACAGAGAAAGGCAACACTCAGTTGTACTTGAGTTCCGAATTTGTTACATCCTATTCTACTCACTGCCACATCATTGGGTTTATCTCAAAAGAGCGATTACCCCGTAGGTGAACTGCTTTCTATTGCAATGAATTGAGCATACTGTAACATCTCATATCTGTAGATTTACGGAAGCAACCTTTTTCTTAATTCATAATCCGTTTTAATCATGTTTGGTAATGTCAAAACAGCATCGGAGACACGATAGTAAGCGAATCTCACGGGCATGTCTTTGCATAATTCCAACGAAAGATCCCTGTCATCCCAATCTTTTTTTTGCTCTGTTGGTAATCCAAAAAGTTAGGGAACTCTGGGTATATAGAGCAACTATTTTAACCTGATTAGAGAATTGCAACTGTGCGTATTGGGAGATGGGTTTGTGATGCTAAGCCCTGAAGGAAGACTATTTTGCCGTGTAGATGATATGCCAAACCTAGAGCGAGAGCAACAACGATTAAGGATATTAAAAGAGCTTGGATTATTGGAGAACGGCAGTGTACCCGTTTTTGAGGAAGCCACTCAAACCGCCGCACACATTCTAAATGCATCCATCTGCATTCTGGGCGTCATCGATCACGATCGCCAGATTTTCAAATCTGCGGTCGGGCTATCTAGAATTGGGCTGATGAACGATCTTGCGTCATCGCGTCAGTTGGCTCGACCAGAAGCCTTTTGCACCCATGTTGTTGAGAGCCGTCAGGTATTAGCAATCGATGACGCGACCTTATATCCTGCTTTTGCTGCCAGTCTTCTCGTTCAACGCTATGGTATCCGAGCCTATCTGGGAGTTCCTTTGGTCACCTCCAGTGGGCACTGCATCGGCACACTTGCCATTCTCGATTTAGCTCCGCGCCAATTTACAGCCAAGGAGATTGAGCTGTTAGAGTTAGTCGCTCGTTGGAGCATGAGCGAATTTGAGCGCAACCGTTTCCTCCAAAATCCCCCTCCTCAGCCAGAGCAACCTGAGCCTCTGCCCTCTAGTTCTAAGCCTTCCACGTCCCCCAATCTGTCAGGGCTAGCGTTGGTCAAGCTCGATCTCATCACTCAAATGACCCAAGAGCTACGCACACCCCTAACCTCGATTCTGGGTATGGCAAGCGTGTTGAACCGGGAAATCTACGGTCCATTGACCGACAAGCAAAAAGAATACATGGACATCATTCACAACAGTGGTCAGTACTTATTGACCTTAGTGAATGAGGTTTTGGAGGTGGGCGCATTAGCCACGGATCAACAGCCCCTGAATCTCACTGCCGTTGATATTGAGATGCTCTGCCAGCAGGCATTTAGCACATTAGGGCAATCCGCTCAGCGACGCGAACAACAGATTCGCTTGACCGTCGAGCCTGGGCAACGGGTCTGGTTGCTCGACAAGGATAAAGTGCGCCAGATGCTCTATCACCTCGTATTTAATGTGATTCAGGCTTCCAGCGCAGATAGCATTATTCGTATCCATGTAGCTCATAAGCGCGACCAGTTGCATATTGCCGTTTGGACATCGCACCCCTGGTTGGGTGACGGCTTGCCTCAGGCAGAACTACGCTCTAATCAACTTCTCCACTCATCTCTTCGAGAGTGGAGTGGCATAAGTAGCGATCGCCAATTTGTAAGCGCAGTCGAACTTGATCGAATAGATGAGGTTAATCTTCACCATTCATCTTCAGAACACCTGGAAGACGCAGAGCCAAAACCTGATATCTCTCGGCAAAGCCTGGGGCTTATGTTTAGCCGATGTCTGGCACAAACCCATGGCGGTGATATCACGATCCAGGGGTCCGCAGAAACAGGCTATCGCTATGTGATTCAATTACCTCGACTGACAGGCACCCCAAACAAAGAAGAAGCCTCATAGCTGCTATTTGCCACTCCAGTGAATGAATCGTTTCTCGACTAGCAGAAAGAACACATTCAAAAAGTAGCCCAGGATGCCTGTGATCAAAATTGAGGCATACATGTCTTGAACATTGAGAATTTGTTGAGCATCAATGATGCGCTTCCCTAACCCCTGCTCAGTGCCAATAAACATCTCTGCCACAATCACGATCACAAGAGCAATACTGATACCACTGCGAAGCCCGATGAAAGTTTGGGGCAAGCTTTCAAATAACAGCACATCTCTAAAGATTTGCAGGCGATTGGCACCCATAACCTTTGCGGCTAGGATGCGCGATCGCTTGGCATTCATCACACCATAGGCACTGTTGAACAAAATCAGCAACAGCGCACTAAACGCAGCAATGATGACCTTTGAGATGTCGCTGACTCCAAAAAACAGAATAAACATCGGGATCAGAGCACTGGCAGGTGTAGAGCGAAAAAAATCAATGAGAAACTCGACACTGCGGTAGACCCTCTCGGAACTACCTAACGCAACCCCTAGGGGAACTCCAACGACCGCTGCCATGAGAAACGCCTGAAACGTTCTCAACACAGTAGCGGCGAAATCCGTCATCATGGTTCCGCCAAAGATCTCGCTAAAGAGCCGCGCAAGAGTAGCGATCGGCGTTGGCAGCAATACCGGGTTGACCCACCCGGAGATGGAAATAAACCACCAGACAACAAACAACAACAGCACGCCTAACAGAGGCAAGAGCTTATCAACGATCGCCTGTAGAGGCAATGCCCGAAGAGTAGGGCTAGATGGGCGAACGACAGTCATTTGCGCATCTCCTGACGAAAGATGTCTAGACAATGGCGGCTTACTTCGACAAATTCTGGAGATGACAGGGTATCGGGAGTGCGGGGACGGGGGGCTTTAAAAGAAACTCGTTCTACCAGACGGGTTGGACGCTTGCTCAGCAACAGAACTGTGTCAGCCAGATAGACCGCTTCTTCGAGATTGTGAACCACCATTAACATCGGCAGAGCAGCCGTCATGAAAATCTCTTGCAGCTTGTCACGGACAAACAGGGTTGTCTCAAAATCTAACGCTGAGAATGGTTCATCCAGGAACAAAACTTCCGGGTCAGCAACCAGAGCACGCAGAATTGAGATCAGTTGTTGCTGTCCACCGGAAAAGCTATAGGGATAACGCCGCAAATCAAGGCGGATGTCAAACGTAGCGATGAGTTTTTCAACGCGATCGCGACATTCTCGCTCCGAGATCCCTTTTGCTTTGAGGGGGTAGGCAATATTATCAAAGGCACTCAGCCAGGGAAAGAGGGAATCTCGATAGTTTTGAAAGACATAACCAATGCGAGCACGCCGGATTGGCTTGTCGTTGATCCAGATTTGCCCTGAATCGAATGGCAACAAGCCACTGATCATGTTGATCAACGTGGACTTACCACATCCATTGGGGCCAAAAATCGAGATGAACTCATTGTTGGGTAAGTCAAGACTGAAATTGTCGTAAAGCGGTTGTCCAGCAAAGGATTTGCTTAATCCTTCGATGCGGATACAAGTTGTCGGTGGGGCGATTTTGGTTTCAGCATCAACCTTGACCATGACGGGTTACTCGCGTGAGGTTAAGCAGGTTTATAGAGCAGTGGTTCCACTTCGACTGTGCGGGAAAATACACCTTTGTCTGTCATGAAATCAAAGAACTTTTGAAAATAGCCGACATCCTCTGGTGTGAACTCGTCATACATGGTGTAAGCAGCGAGAGGCACCTTTTGCACCAGATCACCCTCGATCGCCGTGTAGCCGACTAAATATTGCCGCGCCTCATCGGGATCATTGCGGATGTCTTCGATCGCTTTGCGATAGGCTTCGGCGTAGACCTTAGCCGTCTCAGGATAGGCATTGATGAATTGGGTGCTCAAAGTCGCTGAACCACCAAACCAGGGTGCTTTGGGGTCATCTAAGATGTACTTGGCGACAACTCCGTTTTCGAGAATGCGGGTGATTCCCTTCATGCTGCCGACGGTGCCTGTAGGCTCTAGCGTGTAAGCAGCATCAATTTGACCTGCTTCGATCGCCGCAACGTGCTGTTTGATTTCAAGCTGCATCACTTGAACCCCAGTGATACCGTTTTTCTCTAAGACTGCTTCGGCGATCGCCTTGTTTTGTGCGCCTGGACCTGAAGCTACTTTCTTACCCTGTAGGTCGGCGATCGATTGGATTGGGCTGTCTTTAGCCACAATGAACTGTTCTAAGACATAGTCCACATTGCTGGGATTGGAGGCAAAGATTTTGAACAAGCCAGGTGAGGCAATTTCAGCCAATGCCAAAGCTCCTGATGCCGTCCCGTTACCCGACCCTTGTAATCGTCCTGCAATAATCCCCTCTGCAACTTGTTGTGCAGAAGCAAACTTTACCGCTTCTACGTCTAAACCTGCCTCTTTGAAGTAGCCTTTCTCAACCCCCAAGTACAGCGGCAAGCCAGAGGCAATAGGCCAGAATCCAATTGAGATCTTTCCGGGATTTTCGGAACTAGAACCGGAAGCAGCGGTTGATTCGGTTTGAGGAGCCTGAGTTGAAGAGGGTTGCACACAGGCATGAGCCGCTGTAGCTAAGACTGCACCAGCACCTACTTGTAATAATGTCCGTCTACGAATTCCCATAATGAATCTCCCTCATGGTTGCCCATCACGGTACAGGTAGGACGTGAATATTCAGAGAAAAAATCGGGAAGAAATCGAGAAGTTTAGCCAGGAACAGGTTGAAGGGGATCTGGAAACTATCAACGCTTAGATGCTACAGACATCTTATTCATGAAGAAGTCTGAGATGTAGTCAATGGTCAATCGTCATGGGTCAATGGTCAATCGTCATGGGTCAATGGTCAATCGTCATGGGTCAATGGTCAATGGTCAATGGTCAATCGTCATGGGTCATGGTCAATCGTCATGGGTCAATCGTCAATCGTCATGGGTCAATCGTCAATCGTCATGGGTCAATGGTCAATCGTCATGGGTCAATCGTCATGGGTCGATGGTCAATCGTCATGGGTCAATGGTCAATCGTTGCTGGTCATACATAAATGACGAATAACGAATGAAAGAGTAGGTTTCACGATCGATTTCGGACTGTTACATCAGGAACAGGAGCATAACTCTCTTAATTGTTTTTCGACCCAAGTAGAGTTAAACACTTCTCGATAGATTGAGTTCTTGACTCGTAGCATTCCTTTTTGACTTTCAACCAGACCTGACAACAATAGCTCTGTTGATTCAAGGGTGTGATCCATTGGAACATTTGAAGAGCGCAGGATCTGGCGATATAGCTCTAATAGCCGCTGTGCCTGGCGTTTATTGCGTAGTAAGTAATTTTGGATAGTCCGCAAATGTTCGGGTTGATCTTGCATTTCCCAATTCTGAATAATGTGCGATCGCACCAACTGCTCTACCCAGAGCAACTCAGTACCCGGTGGGAAAAAGGATCGATTCACTGAAATTTGGCTCTCTTGCACCACCAATTGACAGATTTTTTGTGTGAGAAAAGGCTGTCCTCCAGTCCACGCCAGGATAGAGCGCAAGACAGCCTGGGGGTGATGAACCCACTCTAACAATCCTGCGATGAGTGGTTGGGCTTCGTGCTCCTGAAACCCTCGCAACTCCAGTAATCGTGGAGTATTGAAAGAGACATCCGTATCGTTGG
Above is a genomic segment from Oscillatoria sp. FACHB-1407 containing:
- a CDS encoding transglycosylase domain-containing protein, whose translation is MTPPQTPPQPPNQPKTLLNVITQAVQTVQAKINFSKLILKPNARVPELLVQEAESPKAETYPLLGERYVLGRSSKSCDIVVRNPVVSQVHLSLTRMGGRNTPFLIKDENSTNGIYRGKRRLNTLELRHGDVLTLGPPELAASVQLRYVDPPPWYAKVFRYGLYGFTGVSALVGLWVGVQGQRFSVYPLPESVQGPVVVYARDRQTPLREPRNRAHIEMQRLSDFSPYLPQAVLASEDSRYYWHLGIDPIGILRALVTNIRGGEIREGGSTISQQLARSIFREYVGTEDSAGRKLREAVVALKLETYYSKNYLLLMYLNRVYLGNGTYGFEDAAQFYFGKSARDLSISEAATLVGILPAPNAFNPVQDYDTAVELRDRIINRMAAQGMITAQEAQRARRSRIEINPAAVEELRSTIAPYFYSYVFDELETLLGEELAQEGNFIVESTLEPRFQTTAETSLQAAIDNNGAAAGFSQGALVTLDSSTGGVLSLVGGYNFQESQFNRATQALRQPGSTFKVFAFTAAIEQGISPGRSYSCDDLEWGGQVFEGCRSRVSSMDVDTGLALSENVVALRVAQDVGLNQVVNMADRMGIQSELNPVPGLVLGQSEVTLLELTGAYGTLANNGNWNRPHAINRILDSSDCTDPNNPETCRVIYDIATDPQINVPVLDARIAGTMTDLLQGVIRNGTGRNAYLGLGEAGKTGTNNDNRDLWFVGYIPNRNIVTGIWFGNDDNTPTSGASAQAAELWGNYMGEIVR
- a CDS encoding GAF domain-containing sensor histidine kinase, with translation MPNLEREQQRLRILKELGLLENGSVPVFEEATQTAAHILNASICILGVIDHDRQIFKSAVGLSRIGLMNDLASSRQLARPEAFCTHVVESRQVLAIDDATLYPAFAASLLVQRYGIRAYLGVPLVTSSGHCIGTLAILDLAPRQFTAKEIELLELVARWSMSEFERNRFLQNPPPQPEQPEPLPSSSKPSTSPNLSGLALVKLDLITQMTQELRTPLTSILGMASVLNREIYGPLTDKQKEYMDIIHNSGQYLLTLVNEVLEVGALATDQQPLNLTAVDIEMLCQQAFSTLGQSAQRREQQIRLTVEPGQRVWLLDKDKVRQMLYHLVFNVIQASSADSIIRIHVAHKRDQLHIAVWTSHPWLGDGLPQAELRSNQLLHSSLREWSGISSDRQFVSAVELDRIDEVNLHHSSSEHLEDAEPKPDISRQSLGLMFSRCLAQTHGGDITIQGSAETGYRYVIQLPRLTGTPNKEEAS
- a CDS encoding ABC transporter permease; translated protein: MTVVRPSSPTLRALPLQAIVDKLLPLLGVLLLFVVWWFISISGWVNPVLLPTPIATLARLFSEIFGGTMMTDFAATVLRTFQAFLMAAVVGVPLGVALGSSERVYRSVEFLIDFFRSTPASALIPMFILFFGVSDISKVIIAAFSALLLILFNSAYGVMNAKRSRILAAKVMGANRLQIFRDVLLFESLPQTFIGLRSGISIALVIVIVAEMFIGTEQGLGKRIIDAQQILNVQDMYASILITGILGYFLNVFFLLVEKRFIHWSGK
- a CDS encoding ABC transporter ATP-binding protein is translated as MVKVDAETKIAPPTTCIRIEGLSKSFAGQPLYDNFSLDLPNNEFISIFGPNGCGKSTLINMISGLLPFDSGQIWINDKPIRRARIGYVFQNYRDSLFPWLSAFDNIAYPLKAKGISERECRDRVEKLIATFDIRLDLRRYPYSFSGGQQQLISILRALVADPEVLFLDEPFSALDFETTLFVRDKLQEIFMTAALPMLMVVHNLEEAVYLADTVLLLSKRPTRLVERVSFKAPRPRTPDTLSSPEFVEVSRHCLDIFRQEMRK
- a CDS encoding ABC transporter substrate-binding protein; this encodes MGIRRRTLLQVGAGAVLATAAHACVQPSSTQAPQTESTAASGSSSENPGKISIGFWPIASGLPLYLGVEKGYFKEAGLDVEAVKFASAQQVAEGIIAGRLQGSGNGTASGALALAEIASPGLFKIFASNPSNVDYVLEQFIVAKDSPIQSIADLQGKKVASGPGAQNKAIAEAVLEKNGITGVQVMQLEIKQHVAAIEAGQIDAAYTLEPTGTVGSMKGITRILENGVVAKYILDDPKAPWFGGSATLSTQFINAYPETAKVYAEAYRKAIEDIRNDPDEARQYLVGYTAIEGDLVQKVPLAAYTMYDEFTPEDVGYFQKFFDFMTDKGVFSRTVEVEPLLYKPA